A window of Macaca mulatta isolate MMU2019108-1 chromosome 7, T2T-MMU8v2.0, whole genome shotgun sequence genomic DNA:
aaaacaagttatttcaactttctaagcctcagtttcctgtttATGAAGGGAAATGGTAACTACCTCATGAGGTTGTTATATAGATTAAGTAACTCATGTAAAACATTATACACAGTGGTAGCCTATAGTCAGCACCAATACAtggtagctgttattattttgaatggTTTTATGATTGTTGGATGTCACTGCCTTAAAAACAGGGACCCATAGACTCCTGACAAtatgggttgttttttctttttttctgttattgttgttgtttttgaaaccaagtcttgctctgtcgcccaggctggagtgcagtggcacaatctcggctcactgcaatcttcacctcccgggttcaagcgattctgctgcctcagcctcccaagtagctggggctacaggcatgcaccaccacgcccagctaattttttgtatttttagtagagatggggcttcacacgttggccaggctggtctcgaactcctgaccttaggtgatccacctccctcagcctcccaaaatactgggattacaggcatgagccaccacacccggcccaataTGTTACTTTTTAATCAAAAGTTATTTTCAGGTAAAAGAGGTCCCAGATGTAATTAAATGAAGATATACTTTGGTGTAAAGTCATATTTTAACTTACACCaggaaattcatatttttattgtttcagttATGACCTTAGCTATGTCATTGCTTTACCTacccatttatttttctgagtgaTAGCACTTGAATAAAAATAGGTGTTTCCTCCAATTTTCCCTTAGAAAAAGTTAAGAAAGTATTTGTGATATCAGACACAAATAGATGTTCAAACCACTATGTGAGGGAAGTGCTGTCCTTGAAATTGTTCTAAACATTTGAGCATCCGCTTGCCCCTTTGACAGAAGCTTCACTCCTCTATCGTTTCGGCAGTAATGAGTAGTGTGCTGCTCTCCTCCTTTGTCTTCAGGGCAGCAGCTCATCCCAGCTCCAGTCATGGACTGTCCAGCCCTCCTTTGAAGTGATCTCAGCACAGCCACAGCTCTTATTCCTTCATCCACCTGTACCATCTCCTGTCAGTCCATGCCACACTGGTGAGAAAAAGTCCGACTCCAGGAACTACTTGCCCATTCTGAATTCTTACACCAAAATAGCCCCACATCCAGGCAAAAGGGGCCTTTCCCTTGGCCCAGAAGAAAAAGGAGCAAGTGGAGTGCAGAAGAAAATCTGTACTGAGAGACTTGGGCCTAGCTTGTCTTCCAGTGAGCCAACCAAGGTTGGTGCTATTCCGTCCAGTCCCTCGACGCCAGCACCACCCAGCGCCAAACTTGCCGAGGACTCAGCTCTGCAGGGTGTGCCCTCTCTGGTGGCAGGTGGAAGTCCACAGACTCTTCAGCCAGTATCCAGCAGTCACGTGGCTAAAGCTCCCAGTCTGACCTTCGCTTCCCCCGCCAGTCCTGTCTGCGCATCAGACAGCACTCTCCATGGGTTAGAGAGCAACTCTCCCCTTTCACCACTGTCCGCTAATTATAGCTCACCTTTATGGGCTGCAGAGCACCTCTGCCGCAGCCCAGATATCTTTTCAGAGCAGCGGCAGAGCAAACATAGGCGCTTTCAGAATACCCTAGTAGTCCTACACAAATCTGGTTTGCTAGAGATCACTTTGAAAACCAAGGAGTTGATTCGTCAGAACCAGGCAACTCAGGTAGAACTAGACCAGCTAAAGGAGCAAACCCAGCTGTTTATAGAAGCCACCAAGAGCAGGGCCCCCCAGGCTTGGGCCAAGCTGCAGGCATCTTTAACACCTGGGTCCAGTAATACAGGCAGTGACCTAGAAGCATTCTCTGATCACCCAGACATATAGTACAGAGGCATATTTTCCTGTTACTTGAGTGGTTCTTTTCGCTCATTTACTGTTACCTACTCCTGTTTCCCAAAGCTTATGTAAGAGCTTTTCCTTCTAAACTTAAACTGTGTCGTGGTTCACTTAGGAAGCCACGTGCCAATACCTGGCTGCTGTCTTAACTTGTGGTCTGGGCACAGTATACATATGTCCCTGTTCCACTGAGGACCTCAGTTTGGGAGTGCCCTTGAGCCCCTTTTCCTTAGCCTGCAGGTGCTTCAGTGGATCACGGGGCAAAGCAGGAGATGATTGTGTGGGGCTCTTCCTGCTGTCACCTCCCATCATCCCACCCTCTCACCAGGATCAAGGGTGCAGTAACACGAATGAGCATACAGAGCAACGCCTGTTGAGCCAGGGAGTAGGTGACACAAGGAAACCTTCATGGATCTTCCCTTGCCTGTCTTAGTCACAGAGAGAAATAAGAGGAGGTTGCTTGCATTCCACAAGGCATCGTGCTAGTTGGGCAAGACCTAAAATGCCCTCGGCACAGGTTGCACCTGGGTGCTAGCACTTAATCACTCAAC
This region includes:
- the CIPC gene encoding CLOCK-interacting pacemaker, with translation MERKNPSRESPRRLSAKVGKGTEMKKVARQLGMAAAESDKDSGFSDGSSECLSSAEQMESEDMLSALGWSREDRPRQNSKTAKNAFPTLSPMVVMKNVLVKQGSSSSQLQSWTVQPSFEVISAQPQLLFLHPPVPSPVSPCHTGEKKSDSRNYLPILNSYTKIAPHPGKRGLSLGPEEKGASGVQKKICTERLGPSLSSSEPTKVGAIPSSPSTPAPPSAKLAEDSALQGVPSLVAGGSPQTLQPVSSSHVAKAPSLTFASPASPVCASDSTLHGLESNSPLSPLSANYSSPLWAAEHLCRSPDIFSEQRQSKHRRFQNTLVVLHKSGLLEITLKTKELIRQNQATQVELDQLKEQTQLFIEATKSRAPQAWAKLQASLTPGSSNTGSDLEAFSDHPDI